CTATCATCAAGGGCACGACTGATGAAGCGGAGGCGCGCACCCTATATGCCCGATATATCGGCACCTGATGAAAACGCATAGGGGGCCAGCACTGCTGGCCCCCTATGATTTCCCTTTTTCAGCGGGTGATCTCGAAGCGCCGGCCGGCGCTCCGCCCGAAGACCTCGGGGAAGTACATCTCGTAGGCCGTCGCCGGCATGACCTGGAAACTGCCCGGCAGGCTGGCGCGCATCAGATAGGTGTACTGATAAGTGCCTTTCGCCAGGTACGTGGCGAAGAGCACCACTTTTTCATCCCGCAGTTCGGTATGGGTGGGGGTCCACCATCCGTACCACCACCACTTCCACCAGGGGCCTTCCGGCTTCTCCACCTGCTCCAGGCGCGGCGGCTCCATGGTGGCGCTGGTGGTCTCCAGACTAGTATCAATGGCCTCACAGCCGGCCGGCAAGGGGTCCTCCAGCACCACGTAGTGTAGGTCATTGGGCGCGATAATGGTCAGCCGCACCTGGATGACGTCGCCCACCTTGGCGGCGGTAATAGGGGTGTCGGGCGCATCGGCCAGGCGGTATTCCCGCGAGACGATGACGCCGCGCGAGAGTTCCTTGACCTCTTCCGCCGGCAGGTAGTATTTCAGGTGCGCGGTGTAGTAGAGGCGCCCTTTGTCGGACTCGCCGGCGCCGGCACTGCGGGTGATGAGCAGGCGGTTCGCCTGGTCCAGCAGGAGGTCGGCGATGGCCACCTGCGCCTTCACCTGCTCGTCCACGTTCTCTGGGGTCACCTTACCCTGGGCGATGACATTGCCGTTGACGTCCACGGCGAAGGAGTAATCCCCTTCCAGCTCGCCGGTGGCCACCATCCAGTCGGTCAGGCCGAGCAGGGCCCAGACGGTCTCGTAGGTGGATTCCCAGCGGCCCTCTTTACGCACCGACATCAGCCAGCGCACGGCGTTGCCGGCGAGTGGGTTGTCCTTGTCATAGCGCGCCAGCGCAGAGAGGACGATGGCTGTGGTGCGGGTGTCGGTGTTCATGTTGCGGTAGTCCTGGTACGCCTCTTCCCAGTGGGCGCCGGTGGCGCTGAGGATGGCCTGGCTGTAGATGTCCGAGAGCAGGGTGTCCACGCGGCTCTTCTGCCCGGGGTCGATGGCGCCCAAGGCGTTGGCCAGCAGGGCTTTCGCCCAGATGCCCATTTTCTGCCGGTTGTCGAAGAGGAGCACGGCCCGGCTCAGCTCCCGGGTGGCATCCTCGCCGGCCCACTCATCATAGTTCGCCAGCACGTAGAGCTGGAAGACATCCCGGTTGATTTGCCAGACGTTGGTGGTGGTGCGGATGGGATACTGGCGTTCCCGCAGGTAGCGGGCGGCGCGCGCCATGACGTCCTGATCTACGGGGAAGCCGGCGCGTGCCGCTTCCGTCATGCCGAAGAGGACATAGGCGGTCAGATAGTTATCGGTGTCGTCCCGCACCCACCAGCCCCAGCCGCCGTTGAAGCGCTGGGCGGAGTACAGTTTCTGCAGGGCGGTGCTGACCAGCGTGGGCAGTTTCTCCTCCAGCTCGGGGTTGCGGATGCCCAGGCTCTTCAAGGCGCGATAGGTGAAGACGTTGGGCAGGAAGCGGCTGACGGTCTGCTCGATGCATTCATAGGGATAGCTTTCCAGGTATTTCAGTCCGTCGCGCATGCCGGCGGCCAGGCTGGGGTCTATGGTCACCGTCAGCTCGCCCATGCTGGGATCCAGCACCTGCGGCAGGACGATGGCCTCGACGCGCTCGCCTTTGGCGTCGATCTGGCCGGCGGTGGCGACCGTCTCCGGTGTGGAGGGGTGATAGACCGGCAGGACATGTTCCACCGCATCCCGCAGGCCGGCGCCCTCCGCGGTGAAGCGGATGCGGGCCTGTTCGACAGCCTGCACGCGCGCCCTCCAGCTCAGCTTCTGCAGGCCGTGCGCCGGCACATCCACCGTGCGCCCGAGCACATCGGCCGTTTCCACGCCGTCCGCGCTCAGCGTCACCTGGACGGAGGCCGGCGCGTCGGTGTTGTTATGCACGATGCAGGAGATCTCGACCTCGTCCCCGATGACGAAGAAGCGCGGCAGTACCGGGCGGGCCATCAGGGGCAGGGTGGCGATGACATCTGCAGTCTGGACGCCGACGCGCGTGTCGGCGGTGATGCCGCGGGCGTCCATGCGCCAGGTCGTCAGGTTGTCCGGCAGGGTCACGGTGACCGCGGCCTGGCCGCTGGCATCGGTCGTGACCCAGGGGTTCCAGTAGGCGGTGTCGGGGAACTCGGTGCGGACGAACATGTCAGCACCTTCCATGCCGCCACCGCCACCTTTGCCGGCCGGCATCTCCGCGACGGCCTGCTCCGCACGCACGTTGACGGAGGTGACCAGACTGCCGGCGGTGGTGAAGCCCAGTCCACGTTCATGCCAAAAGGCATCCTTCATCAGGCCCTGGCCCGGGCCGCCCAGCGCCAGCACCGCCTTGTCAATCAGCCCCAGCGAGAACTCCGCCTGCACCGGCCGGCCCATCCAGTCGGTAGCCCGGATGGTGAACGTGGCGGCATCGCGCGGCTGATACGTATCTTTGTCCGGGATGACCTCTACCTTCAGCTCCTTGCTCTCCGCGGTGACAGGAAGCTGGATATATCCCACGCGGAAGGAGCCCAGTGGATCGGCGGCGTCCTGGGGCTTGACCAGCACCACAGAGACGAAGATATTGGGCACATACTGCTCGCGGATGGGCACGCTGATGGTGGCGCTGTTGGATGTCAGCTCCATCAGTTCCACGGAGTAGAGCCGGCCGCGCTCGACCGTCACCAGTGCCTTCACCGGCCCGGAGAAGGGGGAGGGGATGAGGATGGTGGCCACATCGCCCGGCCGGTATTCCTTCTGGTCGGCGACCAGCTCGATGCGGTAGTTGTTCTCCTGCCGCCAGCTCACGAACTCGTCCGGCCGGCCGCTGACCCAGATATCCACGGCGGAGCGGATCTCGTTCTCGCGGTGGTCACGGCCGATGGCGCGCACGCGATAGCTCCCGCCCTTTTCCGGCACGAAGGTGAAGGTCGCCTGACCGTTGGCGTCGGTGGTCACGGTGCGGGTGATGACCGGCGTCTCGATGACCTTGCTGGTCCAGTACAGGTTGCCGTATTCGTCTTCCTGCTGGACGTTGTCCCAGCGGGTGGAGTAGGCGACCACCCGGAGGGGGGTATTGGGCATGGGTTGGGACTGCGGGTCGACGGTGATGATCTCGATGTCCGCCGGCTGGCCGGCGCTGAGCACATAGCGCTGGGCGCGCAGGCCGATATAGTACTCGCCCTTGTGCACGATGGCGCTGGCACGGCCGGCCACCACCTGGTCGTTGACGTCGGTGATAGTAACGTCAATGGTGAACTGCTGGCTCAAGCGTGCTTCTTGGATGAGCGCCGGCACCTGGAAGACGAAGCGCCCCTCGGCGTCGGTTTGGCCGGCGCCGCTGGCAATCTCCCGGCCGTAGAAGGAATAGCCCGGTTCCTGCGTCCAGTCATAGTCCTGGAAGCTGTACCAGCCCTTGCCCTGATATTCGAACCAGTAATCCTGGCTGAAGATGGTCCACTCCACCTTGGCATTGCGCACCGGCCCGCCGAAGTAGTAATTAGCCTGGACCGCCGCGTTGATGACGTCGCCCTGGATATACTCGTCTTTATCGGTGGTCACGGAGACCTGGTATTCGGGCTTGCGGTACTCCGCCACCTGGAAGCTCTGGCCGAAGCTGTACGCCGGCTGGTCTTCGGATTCCCCCAGGACAATGGCTTCCATATAGTAGTAGCCGAGGGCGGCTTCCTCGGCCAGCTCGAAATCGCCGGCGAAGGTGCCCATGGGACTCAAGGGCAGTGTCTCCTCGTACACCTTGTTGCCCTGCGGGTCGTTGATGCGCACCCGCACCGAGCTGATGCTCGTGGGGAGGGAGTACTGCGCATCGTCGTCCGCCCGTAGGACGCCCTTGAAATGCACGGTCTGCCCCGGCCGATAGATGGGCCGGTCGGTATAGAGATGGCCCACCCAGTAGGGGATAATATAGTTCTCCGACGGGATGTCGAATTCCCAGGGGGAGATGCCGTCGTTCCAGCGCCGGCTAATGACGCCGACTGGCTCGGCCGGGTCGCCCAGCACCGCTACCACGGAGCTCCACATATCCTGCTGGGGATGGGGGGCCTGGAACAGCCCGCGCTCGTCGGTGCGGCCGGCGGCGATCTCCTTAGCACCCTTGTCGTACAGATGCACAGGGATATCGCGTACCGGATCACCGGTCTTCCAGTCAGTGGCCCACAGCAGGCTCTCCGCCGCGCCGGTCTTCAGGATGAGGTGATAGGGGGATACAATCATGACATGCCGGATGGCGTACTGCGCCCGCTCTTTCTGCGTCATACCGGTCGGCAGAACGCGCAGGAAATAGAGGCCAGGAGGGAGCGTGGCGCCGGCCTGTCCGATGACCGAGAGCTTGGTCCTGCCAAGGGCATTGGGCTTGGTGTCGAACGCCAATTGGCCCTGGAACAACAGGTCTCTCTCCGAGGGGACGAAATTTTCGTATTCGCGCCAACCGCTGTCCCCCTCGAATTTAAGGTAGTTTTCGAGGGAGAGGCGGAACAAGGCCCACTCGACGCCCTCGATGTTGCGGTGGTTCAGCACCACCTCCGCCGGCCAGTAGGCGTTGTACGTGCCGGCCATGCCGCTGGCACCGACCAGCGAAAGGCTGGGAGGGTAGTCGCCGGTGCGGAAGCGCAGGGTGAAATCTCCCGGCAGATGGTTGCCCCAGCGGTCGCTGATGCCGGCGCCCAGGATGATGGTGTAGTCGGTCTGCGGCTCCTTCGAGAAGGATATCCACAGCCGCGCCTCATATTCGGAGTAATAGGTGTAGACGTCGGTCGGTTCGGGGATGATGCGCAGGTTGGGCGCGATGGTCTTCTCCACCACTGGCGCGGTGAAGTAAATCTCCACCCCGCTGTAGGGGTCCACATTCTTCGCCTCCTGGGCTGGAGAAGTGCTCTTGACCGCCGGCAGGGGCACGACGCGGAAGCTCCATTTGGCCGGCGCCAGCAGGGTCTCTTCTCCGACGGCCGGCCGCGCGGTGTCATCAATGAGCGCCTGGTACTCCTCGCCGAAGCGGAGCATCTCCGCCGGCCGGAAGATCATCTGCCGGCCGTCCTCGGACCACTGGAAGGTGCCTGCGACCTGTTCCCCGCTCTTTTCATGGCGCAGGGAGAAGGCCTGTTCGGTGGACGCGGGGTCCATGGCCACGGAGAAGGTCACGGTGATGGGGCTCTCCGGGGCGATCATATCGCCGGCCGGCTCGGTGCTGATGACTTCCGCCCGTGCGGTGTAGAAGGACCAGGTGAAGTCCTGGGTCAGCTCTCCGCCGGTGGTGTCCTGCAGGCCGGCCTTGACGGTGACCCAGTACTCGGTGGAAGGGGCCAGACCTTTTGCCGGCTTGAAGGCGTACACGGAGGTATTCACCCATGCGCCCTCCCCTTCCAGCGCCGGCTCGATGACCAGCGGCTGGGGCAGACCCTTCTGGTCCTCAATAGATGTGAGAGGGACCACTGGGCGGTTGAAGACCACGAGGATCATGCTGTCAGGGCTGACATCTATGGCGCCGTCTGCCGGCTGTACCGAGGAAACCTCCAGGAAGCCGACCGTCTGCAGGCGGAGTTCCAGCGGCCGGCTCAATGCCAGGCCGGCGGCGCTCTTGGCCGTCTCGGCCAGCGTCAGGTGGTAGGTGGCAGAACGTTCGGGCGCGGTTTTGGGCGTGAAGATGACGGAGCGCCCCTCGACGCGCAGTTCCCCTTCCAGCGCCGGCCGCATGGAGAAGGCGGCCTTCACCGATTCGGCGTCCATGGGCTGGTCGAAGGTGAGCACCACCGGCTGGCCGGGCCGCCATTCCTCGCCGGGGGCCGGCGTGCGGGATACCAGGACAGGGGGCAGAGGGCCGAACGATACCGGTTGTAGCCCGCCCGGCGCCGGCGTCTGGCCGCTCGTAGGGGTGGGCTGGGGTGTGGGCGTGCGCGGCGCACATGCCGGCAGGAGCATAGCGAGAATCACCAGGATAGATACCATCGCAACCGTCATCTTGTCTCCGGACATCATTTTCATCCTTCCTTCCAGCATGAAGTGGAGAGGCGCAAACGCCCTACCGGAGCGGGTCACAGCACTGCAGAAGCCGCGGCGAGGGGGCAGAGTTCATTCAGGTCGTTCTATTATCGCAGACCATTATTATGACGTCAAGCCCTGGGGAAAGGTTCCATTTAGAGGTGACTGTCACCTTTATTTGACTTTCGGCGGTGCTTATGGTATAGTTTTGGCTGTGCCGGCCAGGGAAGTGGATCTGCTGGCCGCTTTGGTGTGCCAGTCGTTTCCGATGCACTGCATGTGAAAGGGAGGAGCCGCTATCAGCAGTAAAGCACATCGCGTCAACGAGGAAATCCGGGCATCGCAGGTCCGGGTCATTGACGAGACGGGCAAGCAGGTCGGCGTGATGACGCCGGCGGAGGCACTGCGCCTGGCCGAGGAGCGAGGCCTTGATTTGGTGGAGGTCTCCCCCAATGCGGACCCGCCCGTCTGCCGGCTGATGGATTACGGGAAGTTCGCCTACGAGCGCGCCAAACGCGAGCGGGAAGCCCGTAAGTCCCAGAAGACCATCGAAGTCAAAGAAGTGCGCCTGCGTCCGAAGATTGGCGAACATGACCTGGCCTTCAAACTGCGAGACATGCGTCGGTTCCTCGCCAGCGGCCACAAGGTGAAGGTGCGGGTGCTCTTCCGCGGCCGAGAGTTGGCCCATCCGGAGGTGGGCAAGGAACTGCTGGACCGCCTAGCGGCAGAGGTGGCCGATGTGGCATCCGTAGAGCAGGAGCCCCAGGTGGAAGGGCGCACGCTGGTGATGCTGTTTGCCCCCCTTTCCAAATAACGCGGTTCGTCCATCGGGCGTAAATGGATAGGCTTTTGCGGGCGCGCCGGCTGAAAGGCCGGCGTCTTCCTGTCAGAGCCTTGCCAAGTGAGTATCTCTTAATTGTACAGGGAGGGATAACGTGCCAAAACTGAAGACGCATAAAGCGACATCCAAGCGGTTCCGGTACACCGGTTCGGGCAAGCTCATGCGCACGAAGATCGGCAAGAGCCATCTGCGGCGCAAAAAGTCGGCGCGCGTCAAGGCCCTGTTCGACCGCATGATCGAGGTCGAAAGCCGCGGCGCTAAGCGCCGTGTCGCACGGCTGGCCCCCTATCTCCAGAAGACCGGACACTAAATCCAATTCATTTTTCGTTCCACCGCCCGGGCGTCCGACACCACGTGCCTGTGCGGTGAGAGGAGGTGAGTATGCCAAGGGTAAAACGTGGTGTGATGGTTCGTCGTCGTCACAACAAAATCCTCAAGATGGTGAAGGGTCAGCGCTTGACCCGCACACGCCGCTTCAAGCGGGCCAACGAGGCCATGCTGAAGTCGCTGTGGTACGCACAGCGCGATCGCCACAACCGCAAGCGTGATTTCCGCCGGCTGTGGATCACCCGCATCAACGCCGCCGCCCGCCTGCACGGCCTGAGCTACAGCCGCTTCATGCACGGCCTGAAGCAGGCCGGCATCGAGCTGGATCGCAAAATCCTGGCCGATATGGCTGTGCGCCGGCCCGCCGCCTTCGCCGAACTAGCGGAAGCCGCCAAGGTCGCCCTGGCCAGCTAGCCCGGCGGCAGGCGCTCGCAAGGGAGGAGTGCCCGTGCCGGCAGGCATCACCAGCACTTCCAACCCCAAGGTCAAATACGTCCGCTCCCTGTACGAGCGGCCGGCACGCTGTCGCGAGCGGAGGTTCGTTGTCGAAGGCCTTCGCCTGGTGGAAGAAGCCCTGAGAGCGGGTCTCCAGCCCGCTCTCGTTTTTTATACCCAGGAGTTTGCGGAACGAGCGGAAGGACGAGAAGTGCTGGCGCGCATCCGCCAGCAGGGATGGCCGGCGGAGCAGGTGGCACCCCATGTGATGGAGCACATGGCCGAGACAGTGACGCCGCAGGGCATCCTGGCTGTCGTGCCGTTCCCCGAGCGGCCGGCCCCGCAGTACCCCGGGCTGGTGCTGATTGTGGATGCGGTGGCGGACCCCGGCAACCTGGGCACGCTTCTGCGCTCCGCGGAGGCCGCCGGCGTGGAGCTGGTGCTGTTGAGCGAGGGCACGACCGATGTCTTCAACCCCAAGGTGGTGCGCGGCGGGATGGGCGCACATTTTCGTCTTCCCATGCGCTGGGGCATGCGCTGGGAGGATATCGCCGGCGCCGTCCAGGGGCTGACCGTCTACCTGGCTGATGTGAGGGGCGAGCGCAGTTATGACGAGGTGGATTGGACGCGGCCGGCGGCGCTTATCGTGAGCAGTGAGGCGCACGGCCCATCGCCGGCGGCGCGCCGGTTGGCGCACGAGGCTATCTATATCCCGATGCTGGGACAGACCGAGTCCCTGAACGTGGGGGTGGCCGGCAGTATTATCCTGTTCGAAGCCGCCCGCCAGCGCAGGGTCCAGGCCCGGTGTTGACTTGTTGGCAAAGTCGGATATATTTATATTAGGTAGTGCGGATACGCTGTGCGCATCCTTGTTGAGATACCAACCCCTGAGCGGATGGAGTATTGGGGGATCAATATATCAGCGGCATGTTTCCCGTTAGTGATGAAAGGAGGTGAGGAAGG
The DNA window shown above is from Anaerolineae bacterium and carries:
- a CDS encoding RNA methyltransferase; this encodes MPAGITSTSNPKVKYVRSLYERPARCRERRFVVEGLRLVEEALRAGLQPALVFYTQEFAERAEGREVLARIRQQGWPAEQVAPHVMEHMAETVTPQGILAVVPFPERPAPQYPGLVLIVDAVADPGNLGTLLRSAEAAGVELVLLSEGTTDVFNPKVVRGGMGAHFRLPMRWGMRWEDIAGAVQGLTVYLADVRGERSYDEVDWTRPAALIVSSEAHGPSPAARRLAHEAIYIPMLGQTESLNVGVAGSIILFEAARQRRVQARC
- a CDS encoding Ig-like domain-containing protein; its protein translation is MTVAMVSILVILAMLLPACAPRTPTPQPTPTSGQTPAPGGLQPVSFGPLPPVLVSRTPAPGEEWRPGQPVVLTFDQPMDAESVKAAFSMRPALEGELRVEGRSVIFTPKTAPERSATYHLTLAETAKSAAGLALSRPLELRLQTVGFLEVSSVQPADGAIDVSPDSMILVVFNRPVVPLTSIEDQKGLPQPLVIEPALEGEGAWVNTSVYAFKPAKGLAPSTEYWVTVKAGLQDTTGGELTQDFTWSFYTARAEVISTEPAGDMIAPESPITVTFSVAMDPASTEQAFSLRHEKSGEQVAGTFQWSEDGRQMIFRPAEMLRFGEEYQALIDDTARPAVGEETLLAPAKWSFRVVPLPAVKSTSPAQEAKNVDPYSGVEIYFTAPVVEKTIAPNLRIIPEPTDVYTYYSEYEARLWISFSKEPQTDYTIILGAGISDRWGNHLPGDFTLRFRTGDYPPSLSLVGASGMAGTYNAYWPAEVVLNHRNIEGVEWALFRLSLENYLKFEGDSGWREYENFVPSERDLLFQGQLAFDTKPNALGRTKLSVIGQAGATLPPGLYFLRVLPTGMTQKERAQYAIRHVMIVSPYHLILKTGAAESLLWATDWKTGDPVRDIPVHLYDKGAKEIAAGRTDERGLFQAPHPQQDMWSSVVAVLGDPAEPVGVISRRWNDGISPWEFDIPSENYIIPYWVGHLYTDRPIYRPGQTVHFKGVLRADDDAQYSLPTSISSVRVRINDPQGNKVYEETLPLSPMGTFAGDFELAEEAALGYYYMEAIVLGESEDQPAYSFGQSFQVAEYRKPEYQVSVTTDKDEYIQGDVINAAVQANYYFGGPVRNAKVEWTIFSQDYWFEYQGKGWYSFQDYDWTQEPGYSFYGREIASGAGQTDAEGRFVFQVPALIQEARLSQQFTIDVTITDVNDQVVAGRASAIVHKGEYYIGLRAQRYVLSAGQPADIEIITVDPQSQPMPNTPLRVVAYSTRWDNVQQEDEYGNLYWTSKVIETPVITRTVTTDANGQATFTFVPEKGGSYRVRAIGRDHRENEIRSAVDIWVSGRPDEFVSWRQENNYRIELVADQKEYRPGDVATILIPSPFSGPVKALVTVERGRLYSVELMELTSNSATISVPIREQYVPNIFVSVVLVKPQDAADPLGSFRVGYIQLPVTAESKELKVEVIPDKDTYQPRDAATFTIRATDWMGRPVQAEFSLGLIDKAVLALGGPGQGLMKDAFWHERGLGFTTAGSLVTSVNVRAEQAVAEMPAGKGGGGGMEGADMFVRTEFPDTAYWNPWVTTDASGQAAVTVTLPDNLTTWRMDARGITADTRVGVQTADVIATLPLMARPVLPRFFVIGDEVEISCIVHNNTDAPASVQVTLSADGVETADVLGRTVDVPAHGLQKLSWRARVQAVEQARIRFTAEGAGLRDAVEHVLPVYHPSTPETVATAGQIDAKGERVEAIVLPQVLDPSMGELTVTIDPSLAAGMRDGLKYLESYPYECIEQTVSRFLPNVFTYRALKSLGIRNPELEEKLPTLVSTALQKLYSAQRFNGGWGWWVRDDTDNYLTAYVLFGMTEAARAGFPVDQDVMARAARYLRERQYPIRTTTNVWQINRDVFQLYVLANYDEWAGEDATRELSRAVLLFDNRQKMGIWAKALLANALGAIDPGQKSRVDTLLSDIYSQAILSATGAHWEEAYQDYRNMNTDTRTTAIVLSALARYDKDNPLAGNAVRWLMSVRKEGRWESTYETVWALLGLTDWMVATGELEGDYSFAVDVNGNVIAQGKVTPENVDEQVKAQVAIADLLLDQANRLLITRSAGAGESDKGRLYYTAHLKYYLPAEEVKELSRGVIVSREYRLADAPDTPITAAKVGDVIQVRLTIIAPNDLHYVVLEDPLPAGCEAIDTSLETTSATMEPPRLEQVEKPEGPWWKWWWYGWWTPTHTELRDEKVVLFATYLAKGTYQYTYLMRASLPGSFQVMPATAYEMYFPEVFGRSAGRRFEITR
- the rpmI gene encoding 50S ribosomal protein L35, with amino-acid sequence MPKLKTHKATSKRFRYTGSGKLMRTKIGKSHLRRKKSARVKALFDRMIEVESRGAKRRVARLAPYLQKTGH
- a CDS encoding translation initiation factor IF-3, encoding MSSKAHRVNEEIRASQVRVIDETGKQVGVMTPAEALRLAEERGLDLVEVSPNADPPVCRLMDYGKFAYERAKREREARKSQKTIEVKEVRLRPKIGEHDLAFKLRDMRRFLASGHKVKVRVLFRGRELAHPEVGKELLDRLAAEVADVASVEQEPQVEGRTLVMLFAPLSK
- the rplT gene encoding 50S ribosomal protein L20; the protein is MPRVKRGVMVRRRHNKILKMVKGQRLTRTRRFKRANEAMLKSLWYAQRDRHNRKRDFRRLWITRINAAARLHGLSYSRFMHGLKQAGIELDRKILADMAVRRPAAFAELAEAAKVALAS